AGATAGCAGACCTATGTTTAAAATAATTTACTTGAATATAGGCAACATGACTGATGATGGGCCGACTCGTTACATCCTCAACAAACCCACTCCCATGACAAATTAAGTAGACCTAGGCTTCTCTATCTAATTATCATGGTTTAACACAAATCTTGAATATATAGCCCGTATTAAGTATCCTATGTATCATAGTAATTAGTTACACCTATACAGATTGGCCTGATAATCATTATTCTGCCACTAACTGGTCCACTCTGTTGCTATCCTACATATTATTCCGGTTTGATCTGTTTGGATTTCTAAAAGCTATACAATATTGATTCAAGAACAGGTCAGCTAAATGGACTTTTCTGTGTCTGGACAAATTAAAAGTATCCGAAAGGTATTCTTGGTCACGAAGAAAGATCTCTACAACACCAATCCCACTCTTTGACCACCAGAGGGCGGTCATAACTAAGGACAAGCAGTTTACAAATCATATTAAGTTATCTTTATTTCCACATTATATTGCTGTATTTTGTGTCTCTTCACGTCTCACATTTAGTGTATCTTTCTGTTATGACAACTCTTTCGCTAGAAaattacatattacatattatatacattattatacattatacataaTGATATAAGCCATATTTACACAAAGTTAGAAGTAATGGCTCTCTACTTTCTAGTCTTAGCAGCATTGGTCCCATTCATTGATTGTCCCAGCAGTTATCTGATATAGCGTTTTGGGAATTGCTTGGATCTGTTCTGAAACACTAGGAATGACTTCCTAAACAGACAAACTATGACCTGTGGGACAGTCTTTCTATATGGATCTCTAAGCTCAAATATTTATACTCCTGAGGTTTCAAAGTGCCAAACTAAGGATATGTCACGCATTCCTCGCCACTCATTATTAGCAAGACATTTGACCACATGGCAGTTTGTCTATGCTTGATTGTTTGATTTTTCATTTGAAAAATAACGCCATGCAGGGCAGCCATTCAAACATCTTTTCTCTCAGTGCAGCTTGGTTTAAGGCAACGTAAGTGGGTTTCATCTGCCAACGTCGTGAAAGTACAGATTGGCACAGAGGCACAGCAGGATGATCGAGCAGATGCTGTAGTAGATGAGGTTCCGGAACTTGGGCTCCAAGTCTCCCTGGCGGTACCAGAATATCTGTGGGAGAAATGAAACATCCAGCTAAAAATGTgcaaatattttctctgcacaAGAAGTGTTTTGTTGTCATTCTGATGTTGGTTGAATTGACTGCACAGGTTACGTAAGTGGAACTGATTTGCAGTGTCATCCCAAGAATCTTTTTAGGTCAAGTTACGCTCACAATTTATTCTTCTCCAAGAGTTTCTTTCAGACAACAGAGGCATTTTAAAAAGCGTTTTCTTTATTAGAGGATGCAGTATACAGAGTGGTAGTGAGTATCCAAACTGTATGTTAGCTGCATTGAGATGTAAACATAACTTTAGACTACCATTCCTCCACATGTTACTAATCATATGACAGTCAGCTGCGAATTGCTGTGCATTCACAGACAATGCTTTCATATGGATCTGGATGAACATCATGTCTGGCATAAGGTCAACAACATGCTCAAGATGCTCTAAGGTTTCAGGAAGGAAGATTTcagacattttcttttttttttttttttttaagtcaaacTGGTCAACCCTGTCTACCCATACGTTTATTTCCTCATAGTAGCTATTTGAGAGGggtgattgacacacacacacacacacacacacacacacacacacacacacacacacacacacacacacacacacacacacacacacacacacacacacacacacacacacacacacacacacacacacacacacacacacacacacacacacacacacacacacacacacacacacacacacacacatacacacacacagctgactccCAAACCTTTTAAACTACTGTAGTGTGTGCAGTGATGAAACTACTGGTGACTACTCTCTGAGAGAGATGGTGGATCCAGTTGAGTACACTTACCAAAACTAGCACTGAGGAACAGATCATGATTATGCAGAATCCAAAGAAGATGTTGAGGCCTTTGGGAGGTGGGGCAGGGAAGATGAAGGAACTGATGATGGTGACCTGGGAAACGTAGACATGACACAAGCACGTGAATACCACCACCGACAGACCTCACATCAATAAACCACTGGAGTACCACTGAAAAAGACCTTACATCAATAAACCACTGGAATACCACTGAAAAAGAGCAACGTAAAAGCCGCAGCATACTCACAATGACAACCAGTGATGTGACTCCACCAACGGCCAGGTTAATGAAACGATCCTACAAACACATTGAAACAACAAGTATTGCAGTGTGCTGTAACTTTCTGCCACATCACTCGAAAAACACCCCATCTGCCCAggtttccattctctctctctctctctttaaaaatCCCATATCCCGATACTTCCCCCAGAAGCAATACTACCGAACACACACGTTTCTGTTCCGTTCCCTCTTCTATCTCACAGCCACCCAActctccactttctctccattttgTTTCAGGTTCTTTATCTCGCCGTTTCTGTCCTTCACTGAACCCCATTGTCATGTTTACTCACTCCTGCTGTGCCCTCTtactctctgctctcttctttatctctgtctgcaccctacacacacacacacacacacacacacacacacacacacttcccacccTCCTCTTATTCACGTCTCCATCTATCTAGAGCGCTCTCTTTCTAGCTTACCCGTGCAGAGGTCTCCCCGAAGAGCGGCCGGTTGTCGAGCGTGCCCGTGCCGTAGGTGCGGGTGGTGAAGTCGTCCATGTTGGCCGTGGGGCTAAGAGGACTGAGGTCCTGGTCATGGGGCCCAGATAATCTCTGAGCTCTGGTCCAGCCTCCTGCACTCATGGGGCCTGCAGTGCTTCCTCACCCGGCCCAGAAAAACACATTCCTCAGCCCGGGCAGACCCAATCTCACACTGCctagaggggagggggaaggcTTTAACTGGCGCACATTGTTCTTCTGCTATCGACTCTGTATGAGAACCAAGGAAACAAGAAGAGATCATGAGTGCCGTTGGGACTGCAGTCTACTGCAGTAATACAAAGGTACTACAGAACGGACTGCATTTATGAGCAGACCACAGGATTAGCTAGAGAACATTCATGAGCAGAGGAGTTGTACATGAGTGGTATGAATACAGTTTCATTTTGTCTGTTGATCATTTTCATTAGCAAGTCATCTCAATTTCAGACACGACCAATAAACGTTATCCTGTCAACCAGGCGTGCATTTCCCAAAGGCATCTGCATCTTCAGTAGTTGAGTCACTGCCAACATGTCCAAAGTTTtcctaaatgaaaaacatgatATGTGACCATAACAAcaagtgtttgtgcatgctcaAATCAAATGTATGGACTCACATTTGGCAGTGACATTATCAATGTAGTTGCGATCATAGTTAGaaactatgcttttgggaaacggAGCCCTGTAACCTTATGATGGAGACGACTCTCAGCAGCTCGAATACACTATGGCATGACACCAAGCTGGCTAAAAATAAGTCCTTGTTGACTTGAAATTGCTCTTTGCAACGTCCATGTAACGAGGCCCCGTGCACTTCTGAAGAGTGAAATGTGTTGTGGTAAAACAGCTTAACGTTATGTGTTGCCATGATCTATCAAGATGGCTTTGTTCATCCTAAACTAACGGGAATCACGAGGTAGTGCAGTCGGTGACTAACGTTAACATAGTCTTCTAAGGTTGACGttaggtatcagatggctagaCACGTCTGTTGCTCTCTAAAACTATTTAATTCCGTTATCCTGCCTAACTTACCAGTAACGGAGCAGGGTACTGCTGAAGAAGATACTGTTAAAAGCCAAATGACAACCCACGGTAACCTTATAAGAGGCCTGCCTTGATCACGAGTTGGCTAGGTAGCTAAAAACTGTGATTTGTAAGGTATCTTAGCTGACTAGCGAAGCAGTGAGCTAACTTTAGCTTCAGTTAAAGGCAAAACTTCTGAATGCGAATGAATGAGCGTGCCCAAAATAACAAAGGCACCCATGTAAACTGTCCAGCGTTAACACTCACCATACACTGATTAAGACGTAAAATGGTTATAATGGATGAAAATGGAATATTGCACTTAGATGACAGGCTTTGGTCATGTAGCTATGTGGTCATCTTCATCCTTTGGTCAGAGCAAGATGTTTGCCCGTCAATCCTTAAAGGCGAATGTCACCGTTAAAGGAAATGTCCACTAGATCGAAAATGTTTTCTTGACGACAAAAATACAAGGCCTCGGCTCTATCTTGCGTGTTTTTTCCATTactttgtaacattataactaAATTTCACATGTATAAATAAAAGGAGTGTGTCAACTTGATAGGCAGAGACAGtaattatttatattattatatatagcctatattatattatattataggctattatattatatcaacTAGCCTACAAGTCTTCTGCCAAGTTTTCTGTTTGGATTCCTTATCATAACCCTTATTAGAACAGATTGAAACATTGTGCCTCTTGAATTTTGTCCTAAAATTTAATATGGCAGCCTTAGTCCAAAATGGCACATTTTTACACACTTTCATGCAGCGGAGGATTTACAGTGGCTCCATGCTGCTGTCAGATTATTGGACCTGTTCTATGAGAGGCCAGTCAAGGTGTGTTAGTAGGGCCTGGCTCATCACATGAATGAAAAAGATGTTGGGCATGAAAGCAATTTCAAATTATTTGCAAGGCAAAGAGCAATTGATTATTCCTTTATTCAGCATATTTTAGgtaaataagtaagtaagtaagtaatatttatttataaagcacgtttacaacagttcacactgaccaaagtgctgtagcctacatagtgTAATAAAAATAGGTAAAGAAATCAAATGAaataatatacaatatacaatgaaatacaataaaataagataataataataataataataataataataataataataataataataataataagcaaaatgaaaataaataagtaaCAATACTAaataaaagtaggcctacacttaaaACACAAAACCATCAAACTAAGGGGGAGGGAAAGCAAGGGTGTAAAGGTGGGTTTTGAGCCTTGATTTAAAagtagagatggagggggcaTCACGTATGTGTGGTGGCAATTGGTTCCACAAACGTGGAGCCGCAACAGCAAAGGCCCTGTCACCTTTTTGTTTTAATCTGGAGTGGTGGATATGTAGAAGACCCTGATTGCAAGATCTCAGGTATCTAGTGGCTGAGAGTGGGGTATTAGGAGGTCTGAAATGTAAGATGGGGCCTGGCCGTTGAGGGAATTGAACACCATCAGTAGGATTTTAAAGTGGGTCCTTTGgtgcactggcagccaatgaaggGATGCACCTTGttgtccactagagggcagcaAATGATAGGGCTgactagtgccctatatgtggataGGGCACTAGGGCTGACTAGCGCATATAGTGCGCTGGGCGCTAGGGCTGACGCTGAAGGCCCAGATATGGATACACCGCCCAGACTCGAGCCAACTACCAACTCCCGACGTTAGCGTCACCTACTGTAGCGTTGGCTGAGATCAACCGACGAGTACTGCGAAAAACACACATCGCTGCGACGTCAACTTCGTGCGCCTGCGCAATCCCCAGGGGCGCTAGGGTGGCTAGTTTCgataataaaatgtatttacagcaaaggtagaaccacatacattgtttcctgactgttgatgttgtttattgacagtttgtaaagtttatgagtgtgaatgagttgattttgtttttccaGGTTGATTAACACAGGCATTGTCATGACCAAATtgacaaacggtaggctacatTTGAACAATAGGCCTAATGCATGATAATTATGCTCGATCATTTGAATTTATAAACACAACTTGCTTTCGTATTTTTCCCAGAATAGGCCAATCCACAGCTATGGTAGTGACTCTGACATTGTGTTAACAATATATTGCCACAAGGTGGCAATAAcctacaaaagaaaaaaaagctattTTTATGAAATTACTTAGATCTTCTGTTTCTATCTAAAACTATGCTAGTCCtatcatgtaggctactgatgaaACATGACAAATGTCCCAATGAGTCACTACTACCTCTGATAAGTATGTTATATCTTTTATAATTTCATTTAGCCTaatttctttttgtgttgtaGCGATTATTGATACATATTAAAATATAGAGTTGGGTAAAGTCAAGGATAACATCAGTGTGGATAAAATGAACACTAAACACAAAATTCTTTAAAATAGAACCTTTAATATATAAAAATGCTTTTGATACAAAAATTGTCACGAGAGTAATCTATATGAGGCTTTACAAAGACCAAGACACAGAGTGTTAATGCGTTGGGGTTGGAAATGTCTTCCACAGTTTTGTTAATACAAAGGTCCATTTTAGTATGGCCAGGTTGAGGAACCTCCTTTTCACGATAGACATGCTTCAACAGACCATATGCCATCCTCACAGACTATGCCACAGGCAAGAGTGATGGCTGATATCCAGGTACAGGCTGAGAACATcacttattttatttatttttttcagagagAAATCCATGTTAACAggttgctggtattactacaaGCAGCATAATCTtttactttcattttttttttttacctcagcATTTACTATAAACAAACTGTGAATTAAaatatctttctttcttgtatTTGTCCCCGTGAGCAGCAGAGATTTCTGTATTTATTGAATACTTGCACAAGTGAAATCATTAATCATACTAAAAGAAGCAAAGAAGCTTCAGCTAAAATAGAGGTCTGGTTAGAGGAACATTTTTACATGGCTCTACTTCTGCAAGTAGTTTTTCCAGAATatacactcattcacattctctctcttcctctctctctctctctctcacacagacacacagacacacagacacacagacacacacacacatctacaatcAAAATGACTGAAAAGGACGCTTTCTCTTTTTTGTAAGTGCTTAGTGTTGGCTGAACATGCTTGATCACATGTTCAACCTAAAAGCTGGATTTTACAATGAAACACTTAAACTTTGCATCACATATCACACTCTCAATTTGAATAGTAAAAAGAACACAAATGACAAAAAGGGTTTAAGTAGGACATGGACCAGACTCACAAACATGCTCTTTTTAGACCACTTAAAAACTGGGAAGCAGCTGCCTCCCGCTATCTTCATGAAGATTTGGCAACACAAAGAAATGAAACACGAAGGCTGCAAAAATAATAGCAACATCTACAATTACTGGCTTATTGTGGACAGACAATTAGCTTAGGTTCTGTTGAGCAGTCAGCCTTTCCAGGTTCAATACATCTACATATTGTGAACTATTTTTTGACTCAGTCTGATCTCATAAACAATGTCAGGATTGTGGTCTGTTTAAGGACACAAAACCATTAAAATAGTGTGTGATAAAAGTGGTTTTCCTTCTTTTTGGCAAATTGGTCTGACAACACAATTATTTAACTGTATCAGTGCAAACCCTTGCTTCAAACCAATTTTCAAGAAAAGGCTCAATTGTGTATCTAAAAGTATCCCAAAACAAATGCGATCAGATGGAATATTTGCTGTGGATACCTTGCCGTACCAACTCGGGGGCAAACAGACACTGCTAAAACATTAATGGTATAACACAGTAATGGCAGGATCACAGCCATAACCGAGATCCTTACATAACCATCATTTGGACTCCTTCAAAATAAGAAAGTAATTCACATGTGTATTCATATAATCTATACAACCCAAATCTGAAATATGAGATTAATAACATTATATTTAACATTTCATTACCATATCTATTCTCAAATGCAAAAGCAAAGATTCTGACAAATGTTGTAATCACTATTCATAGGATATATGTACAATAGCAGCAAACACACTTTTGGTAAACTCAATAAAACCAAACCAAATGCTCGGGTACATTTTATATTCACATACCAAAACAAATTCCTGTGGCCATAACAAAAATATTATATACTTAATTACACATATTTACAATATCTTAAAAATCATTTTGGTATTTTAGATTAATTTGGACAGTTGAAGAATAATTTAATATCTGGATAACAAGTATTTCTATAAGTAGAGACCTTGTTATATTACTAGGCTTGACATTTGTCCAGTTTTTAAAAGCCAAATTCACCTAATTGTTACTCTGTGTTCTTGAGTTGATTGAAGCCAAAATTAGAATATACGTAGGTCCGCATTTTTCAGTTGTACATATTGATTTCCTAACTCCCATACAGAGCTGGGCGGTATGCTGGCTTGTGCTGTACTGCTCCCTCCCGGTCCCATTCAGTCATATGTCCATGTTTCTCCCTCCAAGGTTCTGGTACGGTATCTTGCAGACGCTTCTGTCCATGGTCATGCAGCCACAACAAGAGCAAGATTGGAGGGGATGGGATtgcgttctccctctctctctccacattttcttgtccaaaacaaaaacaacaacaaaacaaaacaaaacaaaacaaaagtaaccTATGTACAGATTGATGGCTTTGTTAGTGAGTTAGTTCATTTGTTCAGTTCCCACCCTGCCCCCGTGGCTGGGTGTCATGAGGAGTCCGTGCAGGGCGAGGGCGGCGGGGGGCACAGGTGGAAGTAGCTGCGCTCGGTGGAGGGCGACGGCGGGCAGCTCTCCTCCGCGGACAGGTACTGGCTGCGCGGcgtagggggaggggggtaggggTCAGAGTCTGAGTTGAGGTCCATGTAGTACTTGTTGCTCTTCCAGCGGCTGGTGGTGTAGTCGCTGTCGCACACGTCCGTGCTGCACGGCGTGGTGGGCGGGGCCATGCCTCGCATCATGTAGGGTCTTCACAATCCCCAAGTAGCGCGTCACAcatggagacagggagagacagaaaaacagaaaggcAAATCAGCATTTAAGTTCGAAAacgaaaagaaaagaaagacaatgaTAAGGTTTTGGTTAAGGACACCTGTTACCAGCAGGacctgattgattgattgattgattgattctttATTGAACAATATCATGTGTTCAAAAGGatataaaaaacacaataaagccCAAAGGCTtgtttccattgtggtccttaACCTGCGGAACTATGTTTTGTGACATTTTACAATGAGTAACTGCAAAATTGTATTGTACCATTAATCATGTGCTCCCATACTGAAACCCATAACCACAAAAAAAGACACCCATAAAATCACAAGAACTGCCCAGTAAGATGAACTGGTTTCAGGCAAGATAATGGGAGCTGACCTGTAAGATCTGGTTGTGGAGGGACTGTTTGAAGAGTAGAAGATCTCAGCATTGTAAAGCGAGCGGTCTGTAGCtggtgagggaggggggttgaGAATCTGTAAAAAGAAGAGCACATTTAACTACAGCACACTCACAGAGCATGACTACGATGATTTTGAGTCTCTGGTCTCCCGTCTAAGGGATGAGAACAAAGCGTGGGCACCTGGGGGTAGAAGGCTCCCTTAGTGCTGGACGAGCTGCTGGATGAGGCCCCAGTGACGTGGTTCCGGTCGTAGAGCGGCGCgccactactgctgctgcccATCAGGCTCACCGAGCTCATCATGGACTTCCCACACGAGATACCTgccacagacaaacaagcatgcTTGAGTCTCCTATGTGATGTGCAATGTAACATCTACATCAGTAAATAATGGCAAACAACAAAACGATAGTGCCATGCAGCCATGTTGTACTACTACAGGGAATGACAGAAAGATATTATACTGCAACATCTGCATTTGTGCGTAAGGTCGCTTGAAAACTGAAGCcatttgtaaacaaacacaaagataGCTT
This sequence is a window from Sardina pilchardus chromosome 10, fSarPil1.1, whole genome shotgun sequence. Protein-coding genes within it:
- the tmem243a gene encoding transmembrane protein 243 translates to MSAGGWTRAQRLSGPHDQDLSPLSPTANMDDFTTRTYGTGTLDNRPLFGETSARDRFINLAVGGVTSLVVIVTIISSFIFPAPPPKGLNIFFGFCIIMICSSVLVLIFWYRQGDLEPKFRNLIYYSICSIILLCLCANLYFHDVGR